A region of Thermococcus barossii DNA encodes the following proteins:
- a CDS encoding MBL fold metallo-hydrolase, with protein sequence MGLRKLGDSVYLYPGSPSTLVRVSDGKAVLVDPGHGSGRHKDLRREVRKLGLEIYAQLATHGHADHIAVAPKIDAPLFMHRFEFSIAESPLNRELLTFGSKAPEGFLVFQFPEEVKVHAVFEWGDEPFGLRAIKLNGHSPGMTGFLDEENGLIYAGDAFFGERVIEAVGLPYLVDPELFKASIKELQNYAEKGFLLIPSHGKAVEGEEALELLSFNMKRVEEVEGLILELPKEPMSLDELAFRIMVHYGVEPTPQKLALNLVPLRAFIATLYNEGKVEARVERGLKWVRKE encoded by the coding sequence ATGGGGCTGAGGAAGTTAGGAGATTCGGTTTATCTCTATCCCGGTAGCCCCTCAACACTGGTGAGGGTATCCGATGGGAAGGCCGTTCTCGTTGACCCGGGCCACGGGAGCGGAAGGCATAAGGACCTCAGGAGGGAGGTCAGAAAGCTTGGGCTTGAGATATATGCCCAGCTCGCAACGCACGGACACGCGGATCACATTGCTGTCGCGCCGAAGATAGATGCGCCGCTCTTCATGCACCGCTTTGAATTCTCCATCGCCGAGAGCCCGCTCAACAGGGAGCTTCTCACCTTCGGCTCGAAGGCACCGGAGGGGTTCCTCGTCTTCCAGTTTCCTGAGGAGGTTAAGGTTCACGCCGTATTCGAGTGGGGCGACGAACCCTTTGGTTTGAGAGCCATCAAGCTGAACGGCCATTCGCCGGGGATGACGGGCTTTCTGGACGAGGAAAACGGGCTCATCTACGCAGGGGATGCGTTCTTCGGGGAGAGGGTGATAGAGGCCGTGGGATTGCCGTATCTGGTCGATCCAGAACTCTTTAAAGCTTCAATTAAAGAATTACAGAATTATGCAGAGAAGGGCTTTCTGCTGATCCCCTCCCACGGGAAGGCGGTGGAGGGTGAGGAAGCGCTTGAACTCCTCAGCTTCAACATGAAGCGCGTTGAAGAAGTCGAGGGGCTGATCCTGGAGCTCCCCAAAGAGCCGATGAGTCTCGATGAACTTGCCTTCAGGATAATGGTGCACTACGGGGTCGAGCCAACGCCCCAGAAGCTCGCTCTGAACCTCGTTCCGCTCAGGGCATTTATAGCGACGCTCTACAACGAGGGGAAAGTCGAGGCGAGGGTTGAGAGAGGTCTCAAGTGGGTGAGAAAGGAATAA
- the cas4 gene encoding CRISPR-associated protein Cas4 — protein sequence MTRPVTGGNTMSNNGHDEGGELIEFYASEALTCPRRIYFRLKGYPERWPEFVKVRLNQGVNTHNVLGEILQKRFGFELEKRMVLRSNRLGFEIHGRVDAIRDFPIEIKGKTSLPRSPYDYHLAQLNVYLRWSEAEYGYLYYIKLHEEPMKVINKIDFSRFPIVRGPNFRAFEVPYDGKLFRETLRHFYSVKRAYEKGKPPRGEYSYACRFCPYRYLCYPDEE from the coding sequence ATGACCCGTCCCGTCACTGGAGGGAACACCATGAGCAACAACGGTCACGATGAGGGTGGGGAACTCATAGAGTTTTACGCCAGCGAGGCATTAACCTGCCCCAGGCGAATATACTTCCGGCTGAAGGGTTACCCCGAGAGATGGCCGGAGTTCGTTAAGGTGAGGCTCAACCAGGGGGTAAACACCCACAACGTCCTCGGTGAGATTCTACAGAAACGCTTTGGATTTGAGCTTGAGAAGCGAATGGTTCTGCGCTCGAACAGGCTCGGCTTCGAGATACACGGCCGGGTTGATGCCATAAGGGACTTTCCCATTGAAATCAAGGGGAAGACGAGCCTTCCGCGGAGTCCCTACGACTACCACCTGGCGCAGCTCAACGTGTACCTCCGCTGGTCCGAGGCGGAGTACGGGTACCTCTACTACATCAAGCTCCACGAGGAGCCCATGAAGGTTATAAACAAAATAGACTTCTCGCGCTTCCCGATAGTCAGGGGACCGAACTTCAGGGCCTTTGAGGTGCCCTACGACGGTAAGCTCTTCCGCGAGACGCTGAGGCACTTCTACTCCGTCAAGAGGGCCTACGAAAAGGGAAAGCCCCCGAGGGGCGAATACTCCTACGCTTGTCGCTTCTGCCCCTACCGCTACCTGTGCTACCCGGACGAGGAATAG
- a CDS encoding PIN domain-containing protein: protein MDDEPSSSWFSRLFKSREKPALLEQKLSREAYEDYRQLLMKARPEVNGSKLTIRLSDGTVELEDGVLRVKARNRKTAEKILRNLHHYEQPPSLWPAYGLSYSLKRKKGTIL, encoded by the coding sequence ATGGATGATGAGCCCTCAAGTAGTTGGTTTTCCCGTCTGTTTAAGTCACGTGAAAAACCCGCCCTTCTTGAGCAGAAACTGAGCCGGGAGGCATACGAGGACTACAGGCAGCTTTTGATGAAAGCCCGCCCCGAGGTGAACGGCTCGAAGCTCACCATCAGACTCTCGGATGGAACGGTTGAGCTTGAGGACGGGGTTCTGAGGGTGAAGGCCCGGAACAGGAAGACCGCGGAGAAGATACTCCGCAATCTACATCACTACGAGCAGCCACCGAGCCTCTGGCCCGCGTACGGCCTCAGCTACTCGCTCAAGAGGAAGAAGGGCACGATACTTTGA
- the taw2 gene encoding tRNA(Phe) (4-demethylwyosine(37)-C(7)) aminocarboxypropyltransferase Taw2, whose amino-acid sequence MGKTQLIKPRIREILSRELPGELIQMLPKHWVQIGDVLILPLRPELEPHKHQIAEVYAQVLGVKTVLRKGRIGGEFRETNYELLYGNDAITVHVENGIKYKLDVARIMFSPANVKERVRMAKVAKPGELVVDMFAGIGHLSLPMAVHGKARVIAIEKSPYTFRFLVENIELNRVQDRMTAYNIDNRDFPGEDIADRVLMGYVGKTHEFIPKALSIAKEGAVIHYHNTVPERLMPREPFETFRRIAREHGYEVEKLNELVIKRYAPGVWHVVVDVRVFKK is encoded by the coding sequence ATGGGAAAGACGCAACTGATAAAGCCGCGCATCCGGGAGATACTGTCCCGCGAACTCCCCGGGGAGTTAATCCAGATGCTCCCCAAGCACTGGGTCCAGATAGGCGACGTTCTAATCCTCCCCCTACGGCCGGAGCTCGAACCCCATAAACACCAGATAGCCGAGGTCTACGCTCAAGTTCTCGGCGTTAAAACAGTCCTCAGAAAGGGCAGAATAGGCGGCGAGTTCAGAGAGACAAACTATGAGCTCCTCTACGGAAACGACGCGATAACGGTCCACGTCGAGAACGGGATTAAATACAAGCTCGATGTGGCAAGGATAATGTTCTCGCCCGCAAACGTGAAGGAGCGCGTGAGGATGGCAAAGGTCGCAAAGCCCGGCGAGCTGGTCGTGGACATGTTCGCCGGAATAGGCCACCTCAGCCTCCCAATGGCTGTCCACGGAAAAGCCAGGGTAATTGCCATAGAGAAGAGCCCGTACACCTTCCGCTTTCTGGTTGAGAACATCGAGCTCAACAGGGTTCAGGACAGGATGACCGCCTACAACATCGACAACCGCGATTTTCCGGGGGAGGACATAGCCGACAGGGTTCTCATGGGCTATGTGGGGAAAACCCACGAGTTCATACCGAAGGCACTCAGCATAGCAAAGGAGGGAGCTGTAATCCACTACCACAACACCGTGCCGGAAAGGCTAATGCCCAGGGAACCCTTTGAGACGTTCAGAAGAATTGCAAGGGAACACGGTTATGAGGTGGAAAAGCTCAACGAGCTGGTTATAAAGCGCTACGCTCCTGGAGTGTGGCACGTTGTCGTCGATGTGAGGGTCTTCAAAAAATGA
- a CDS encoding aldehyde ferredoxin oxidoreductase family protein, whose product MEAKGGYWGKILRVNLTTQEVKVEPLPEEFPRKYLGGVGFGARLLYDEVPAGADPLGPENKMIITPGLFVGTGIGTGSKTAFNFKSPLTGAYGRSMAGAKMGEELKKAGYDVLIIEGQSEEPVLLVIEDDEVKLVPAKEYWGLTTGEARKKAKEEYPGFATAFIGPAGENLSRIATIETDDRQAGRGGPGAVLGSKKLKGILVKGTKKVPIAQPEKLRELIKEWAMVFKDHPATKADMDYGSGEFLDWMNRERGTFPVRNWQMGFFKKAYEKAKEEGREHIEIDPYFWAPKYRVGRKPCPLCNKPCSQYIKVESERWGTFMTDGPEYETLYSFGGVLELDDFETVAYLNYLADELGLDTISAGVTIAWAMEAYERGLLTKEEADGLELTFGNGEAAVEALKKMAYREGNLGKLLADGVKRASERLGRGSEKFAMHVKGMEPPAYDVRGIKGMALAFAVNVRGADHLTSGAYGTELVGRWWKFDGVDRTKGENKGFEIAFHENLMAVYDATGVCKFSRHMYFLEGFPPLVEAVTGMNIGEAELMVIGERIMNIARAFNVREGFTRKDDTLPYRIMWEPIPEGVSKGLHVPPWELDRMLDEYYQARGWSRDGIPTKAKLIALDLPDIAEDIGAGV is encoded by the coding sequence ATGGAGGCGAAAGGTGGTTACTGGGGCAAGATTCTGAGGGTCAACCTGACGACCCAGGAGGTCAAGGTGGAGCCCCTCCCAGAGGAGTTCCCGAGAAAGTACCTCGGAGGCGTTGGCTTCGGTGCCAGGCTTCTCTACGACGAGGTTCCTGCGGGAGCTGATCCCCTCGGACCGGAGAATAAGATGATAATCACCCCCGGTCTGTTTGTTGGAACCGGCATTGGAACCGGCTCAAAGACGGCCTTCAACTTCAAGAGCCCCCTCACCGGTGCCTACGGCCGTTCGATGGCCGGAGCCAAGATGGGCGAGGAGCTGAAGAAGGCCGGCTACGACGTCCTCATCATCGAGGGGCAGAGTGAAGAGCCCGTCCTCCTCGTCATAGAAGACGACGAAGTCAAGCTCGTCCCGGCGAAGGAGTACTGGGGCCTCACCACCGGAGAGGCCAGGAAGAAAGCCAAGGAAGAATATCCAGGCTTCGCAACGGCCTTCATCGGCCCGGCCGGCGAGAACCTCAGCAGGATAGCCACGATAGAGACCGACGACAGGCAGGCCGGTAGGGGCGGCCCCGGAGCAGTTCTCGGAAGCAAGAAGCTCAAGGGAATCCTAGTCAAGGGGACCAAGAAGGTACCCATCGCCCAGCCCGAGAAGCTCCGCGAGCTGATAAAGGAGTGGGCGATGGTCTTTAAGGACCACCCGGCCACGAAGGCGGACATGGACTACGGAAGCGGCGAGTTCCTCGACTGGATGAACCGCGAGCGCGGAACCTTCCCTGTCAGGAACTGGCAGATGGGCTTCTTCAAGAAGGCCTACGAGAAGGCCAAGGAGGAGGGCAGGGAGCACATCGAAATAGACCCCTACTTCTGGGCGCCGAAGTACCGCGTTGGAAGAAAACCGTGCCCGCTCTGTAACAAGCCCTGCAGCCAGTACATCAAGGTCGAGAGCGAGCGCTGGGGCACCTTCATGACGGATGGACCCGAGTACGAGACCCTCTACTCCTTCGGCGGAGTCCTTGAGCTCGACGACTTCGAAACCGTCGCCTACCTCAACTACCTCGCGGACGAGCTCGGCCTCGACACGATTTCAGCCGGTGTGACAATCGCCTGGGCCATGGAAGCCTACGAGAGGGGCCTTCTCACCAAGGAGGAGGCTGACGGCCTTGAGCTGACCTTCGGAAACGGCGAGGCCGCGGTTGAGGCCCTCAAGAAGATGGCCTACCGCGAGGGCAACCTCGGAAAGCTTCTGGCGGATGGCGTCAAGAGGGCCAGCGAGAGGCTTGGCAGGGGAAGCGAGAAGTTTGCCATGCACGTCAAGGGCATGGAGCCACCTGCCTACGACGTCCGCGGCATAAAGGGAATGGCACTGGCATTTGCAGTCAACGTCCGCGGTGCCGACCACCTCACCAGCGGCGCCTACGGAACCGAGCTCGTTGGCAGGTGGTGGAAGTTCGACGGCGTGGACAGGACCAAGGGCGAGAACAAGGGCTTCGAGATAGCCTTCCACGAGAACCTCATGGCGGTCTACGACGCCACCGGCGTCTGTAAGTTCTCAAGGCACATGTACTTCCTTGAGGGCTTCCCGCCGCTCGTTGAGGCCGTCACCGGCATGAACATAGGTGAAGCCGAGCTGATGGTCATCGGCGAGAGGATAATGAACATCGCAAGGGCATTCAACGTCCGCGAGGGCTTCACCAGGAAGGACGACACGCTCCCGTACAGAATCATGTGGGAGCCGATTCCAGAGGGTGTCAGCAAGGGCCTCCACGTCCCGCCCTGGGAGCTCGACAGGATGCTCGACGAGTACTACCAGGCCCGCGGCTGGAGCAGGGACGGAATCCCGACAAAGGCCAAGCTCATCGCCCTCGACCTCCCGGACATCGCCGAGGACATCGGGGCGGGAGTTTGA
- a CDS encoding N-6 DNA methylase, which translates to MERKLTDFLDAPPKKDNGLTREELERVLKKAADLIRTRVDYKYILLLLFLKRLSDEWEKEFEEYVRKLMNEGLDRKTAEELALKDREAYTISYPPEYLWRKLREKDIESLPQNLSQALKKLAELNPNLRGIVDRFDFMEFMLHRDNAEILRQLFELFSGLDLKNASPDVLGDAYEWILRYFAPQKAKEGEVYTPREVIRLLVEILKPEPGEEVYDPSMGSGGMLIGAYIYVKEHRRADEAKKLFLYGQEVNPTTYALAEMNMILHGIKSPKLAVGDTLLRPAFKEGERLKRFDVVIANPPWNQDGYGEATLKKAEFKEERFKYGYPPNNSADWAWIQHMLASAKDNGRVGIVIDNGALFRGGAEKKIRAKILKDDLLEAVILLPEKLFYNTGAPGAIMIFNRNKPDDRKGKVLFINASQEYEKHPEVRKLNRLGEEHIRKIVDAFEKFEDVDGFARVVDLDEIKENDYNLNVTLYVFSMEEEEEIDVKAEWEELRRINEELAEVDEKIEGYLRELGHDCVNTTVSNK; encoded by the coding sequence ATGGAGAGGAAGCTCACTGATTTCCTAGATGCCCCACCCAAGAAGGATAACGGTTTAACCCGTGAGGAGCTTGAGAGGGTTCTTAAGAAGGCCGCGGATTTAATCAGAACAAGGGTTGATTACAAGTACATTCTCCTTCTGCTCTTCCTGAAGCGTCTGAGCGATGAGTGGGAGAAGGAGTTTGAGGAGTACGTTAGGAAGCTCATGAATGAAGGCCTGGACAGAAAGACCGCCGAGGAGCTTGCCCTCAAAGACAGGGAAGCGTACACAATTAGTTATCCACCCGAATACCTCTGGAGGAAGCTCCGCGAAAAGGACATCGAGAGTCTTCCTCAGAACCTTTCACAGGCCCTCAAGAAGCTCGCCGAGCTGAACCCCAACCTGAGGGGTATCGTTGACCGCTTTGACTTCATGGAGTTCATGCTCCACAGGGACAACGCTGAAATACTCAGGCAGCTCTTCGAGCTTTTCAGCGGGCTTGACTTAAAGAACGCCTCCCCAGATGTTCTTGGCGATGCCTACGAGTGGATTCTGAGGTATTTCGCCCCGCAGAAAGCCAAAGAGGGCGAAGTTTATACCCCAAGGGAGGTCATCCGGCTTCTTGTTGAAATCCTCAAGCCGGAGCCGGGCGAGGAGGTTTACGATCCATCTATGGGTTCTGGCGGCATGCTTATTGGTGCCTACATTTACGTTAAGGAGCATCGCAGAGCGGATGAGGCTAAAAAGCTCTTCCTCTACGGCCAGGAGGTAAACCCGACCACCTACGCCTTGGCCGAGATGAACATGATACTCCACGGTATTAAGTCGCCGAAGCTTGCCGTCGGTGATACACTTCTCAGGCCAGCCTTTAAGGAGGGCGAAAGGCTCAAGCGCTTCGATGTGGTTATAGCCAACCCTCCGTGGAACCAAGACGGTTACGGTGAGGCGACCCTTAAGAAGGCCGAGTTCAAGGAGGAGCGCTTTAAGTACGGTTATCCTCCGAACAACTCGGCCGACTGGGCGTGGATACAGCACATGCTCGCGAGTGCCAAAGATAATGGAAGGGTTGGCATCGTCATAGACAACGGCGCGCTCTTCCGCGGTGGGGCTGAAAAGAAGATAAGGGCGAAGATACTCAAGGACGACCTGCTTGAGGCCGTTATCCTGCTCCCTGAAAAGCTCTTCTACAACACCGGCGCGCCGGGGGCTATAATGATATTCAACAGGAACAAGCCCGATGACAGGAAGGGGAAAGTCCTCTTCATCAACGCATCCCAGGAATATGAAAAGCATCCCGAGGTAAGGAAGCTCAACCGCCTCGGTGAGGAGCACATAAGGAAAATCGTTGATGCGTTTGAGAAGTTTGAGGACGTTGATGGCTTTGCCCGCGTCGTTGACCTCGACGAGATAAAGGAGAACGACTACAACCTCAACGTCACCCTCTACGTCTTCTCGATGGAGGAAGAGGAGGAGATTGACGTTAAGGCCGAGTGGGAGGAGCTGAGAAGGATAAACGAGGAGCTTGCCGAGGTTGACGAGAAGATTGAGGGCTATCTGAGGGAGCTGGGACATGACTGTGTTAATACTACTGTCAGCAATAAGTAA
- a CDS encoding PIN domain-containing protein, translating into MNANTIISISRIPFENIYEPPELKYILNNFLNDLPPGILELVKQFAEHLLVNITGIQGTLELSIVVDANQVISQAINYIRDGRLPLIIKLSRSPFVKLYTPPSIREETLNDERKLEKISKKKGIPVEALKSAIEEILEHITFKVPEGYEEYKKAMELVGERDPKDVDYVWLYFSINANAIVSSDKDITETTIKTWKNMGPLKHVEVILRKGSLSFIVFSLGWSAILDFLFKIILAIVSTILGMLKVMWEGVKSVIAWIDKGIQNLSETQALILFMALGAILYRFGREIREWIENLVNSVIEFLKSIKDFILGLLEIALNNPLAKALKSLIEYSAILTELYKEINLKDIEESVIKVGGSNAS; encoded by the coding sequence ATGAACGCCAATACCATCATTAGCATATCTAGAATACCCTTTGAGAACATATATGAACCTCCGGAGCTAAAATACATACTGAATAATTTCTTGAATGATCTTCCGCCGGGTATTTTAGAGCTTGTTAAACAGTTTGCAGAACACCTTCTTGTGAACATAACTGGAATTCAGGGCACGCTAGAGCTTTCCATTGTTGTTGATGCAAATCAAGTAATATCCCAAGCAATTAACTACATCCGAGATGGTAGATTGCCCCTCATTATTAAACTATCTAGAAGCCCCTTTGTTAAGCTATATACCCCTCCATCCATCCGTGAGGAAACTCTAAACGATGAAAGAAAGCTAGAGAAAATCTCAAAGAAGAAGGGAATCCCAGTTGAAGCACTCAAGAGCGCCATTGAGGAAATTCTAGAGCACATTACCTTTAAAGTGCCTGAGGGATATGAAGAATATAAAAAAGCTATGGAATTAGTAGGTGAGCGAGACCCCAAAGACGTGGACTATGTTTGGTTGTACTTCTCAATAAACGCCAACGCTATCGTTTCATCAGACAAGGACATAACTGAGACTACAATCAAAACCTGGAAAAATATGGGGCCGCTAAAACACGTTGAAGTTATCCTCCGGAAAGGCTCGCTTTCTTTTATTGTTTTCTCGCTGGGATGGAGTGCCATCTTGGATTTTCTGTTTAAGATAATTCTGGCCATAGTCAGTACAATTTTAGGAATGTTAAAAGTTATGTGGGAAGGCGTAAAGAGTGTTATCGCATGGATTGATAAGGGTATCCAAAATCTATCGGAAACTCAAGCATTGATCCTCTTCATGGCTCTTGGAGCTATCTTGTATCGCTTTGGCAGAGAAATTAGAGAGTGGATAGAGAATTTGGTAAATAGTGTTATCGAATTCTTAAAGTCCATCAAGGACTTTATTTTGGGTCTTTTGGAGATAGCTCTAAACAACCCCTTAGCCAAGGCCCTAAAAAGCCTGATCGAATATTCTGCGATTTTGACCGAACTCTACAAAGAGATTAACCTTAAGGACATTGAGGAAAGTGTCATTAAAGTGGGTGGTTCCAATGCAAGCTAA
- a CDS encoding restriction endonuclease subunit S produces MQAKTKFKKTPIGEIPKDWKVVRVREIFDVKTGTTPSTKQADYWENGEINWITPTDLSKLKDNIYIEGSERKITKRALEDYNLNLLPKGSLILSTRAPVGYVAVLKEEATFNQGCKGLVPKNRSKIIPEFYAYYFKFKRQYLESLSGGSTFKELAKAMLEHFLIPLPPLPEQKKIAEILRTVDEAIEKTDEAIEKTERLKKGLMGRLLTKGIGHERFKKTELGEIPEEWRVVRLGEIADLKSGGTPSRKKPEYWENGTIPWVKSGELNDGIIVETEEKITEKAVRESSAKIFPEGTLLFALYGKGTVGKTAILGIDAATNQAVCGIFPKNNAFFPRFMQYYLIHRREPILTQYVNPSSDVGRTNIYISSLALLKIPLPLLSEQKQIAEILSTVDRKLELLRKRREKLEKVKRGLMKDLLTGRRRISITIKKYK; encoded by the coding sequence ATGCAAGCTAAAACCAAGTTCAAGAAAACCCCAATCGGCGAGATTCCCAAGGATTGGAAAGTTGTGAGAGTTCGGGAGATCTTTGATGTAAAGACTGGAACAACTCCCTCAACAAAACAAGCGGACTATTGGGAAAATGGGGAGATAAACTGGATAACCCCAACTGACTTGAGCAAACTAAAGGATAATATTTACATTGAAGGTAGCGAAAGAAAAATTACCAAAAGAGCGCTCGAAGATTACAATCTAAATCTTCTCCCCAAAGGCTCACTTATATTGTCAACAAGGGCCCCAGTGGGTTATGTGGCTGTTCTTAAAGAAGAGGCCACTTTTAATCAGGGATGCAAAGGACTTGTTCCCAAGAATAGGAGCAAAATCATTCCAGAATTTTATGCATACTATTTTAAGTTCAAGCGACAATACTTAGAAAGTTTAAGTGGGGGAAGTACCTTCAAGGAACTTGCTAAGGCCATGCTTGAACACTTCTTAATTCCTCTTCCACCCCTCCCCGAGCAGAAGAAAATCGCCGAGATATTGAGAACCGTTGATGAAGCCATCGAGAAGACCGACGAGGCAATTGAGAAGACGGAGCGGCTAAAGAAGGGCCTGATGGGGAGACTTTTAACGAAGGGCATCGGACACGAGCGGTTCAAGAAGACCGAGCTGGGCGAGATCCCGGAGGAGTGGAGGGTTGTTAGACTTGGGGAGATTGCTGATCTAAAAAGTGGAGGTACTCCAAGCAGGAAGAAACCTGAATACTGGGAAAACGGGACAATTCCATGGGTAAAATCTGGAGAGCTAAATGATGGGATAATTGTTGAAACAGAAGAGAAGATCACAGAAAAAGCTGTTAGAGAATCCAGTGCCAAAATCTTTCCAGAAGGGACTTTGTTGTTCGCATTGTACGGGAAAGGAACAGTAGGCAAAACTGCCATTTTGGGTATAGATGCTGCCACAAACCAAGCAGTATGCGGCATTTTCCCAAAAAACAATGCATTTTTCCCAAGATTCATGCAGTACTATTTAATTCACAGGAGAGAGCCAATACTTACGCAATACGTCAATCCGAGCAGTGATGTTGGTAGAACTAATATATACATATCTTCGTTAGCATTATTAAAAATCCCTCTCCCACTACTCTCCGAACAGAAGCAGATCGCCGAAATCCTCTCCACCGTTGACAGAAAGCTCGAACTCCTGAGGAAGCGCAGGGAGAAGCTTGAAAAGGTGAAGCGCGGGCTGATGAAAGACCTGCTGACGGGAAGGAGGAGGATAAGTATTACAATCAAAAAGTATAAATAA
- a CDS encoding type I restriction endonuclease, producing MPAQTPEYLQCEKPIIERLEKRSWTYRRGIEVLGDENEPLLISKLKNAIVRINGVSEREAEEAINLLKASPFGVEGSRRVLDYLKNGVPVKDEETGEPRRLMLIDYENLENNEFLVANQVGYPFKTKIPDLILYVNGIPLVIVECKRLDVSWKKAYKQIKDYEKEMPELFKYIQMALPSGINPSISP from the coding sequence ATGCCCGCTCAAACCCCCGAATACCTCCAGTGTGAGAAGCCCATCATCGAGAGGCTTGAGAAAAGGAGCTGGACTTACAGGAGGGGCATCGAGGTTCTCGGAGACGAGAACGAGCCCCTCCTAATCTCAAAGCTAAAGAATGCGATAGTTAGGATAAATGGAGTCAGCGAGAGGGAAGCGGAGGAGGCAATCAACCTCCTCAAGGCGAGTCCCTTCGGCGTTGAAGGTTCCCGCAGGGTTCTCGACTATCTCAAGAACGGCGTTCCCGTGAAGGATGAAGAAACCGGTGAGCCTAGGAGGCTTATGCTCATCGACTACGAAAACCTCGAAAACAACGAGTTCCTCGTTGCCAACCAGGTTGGCTATCCGTTTAAGACCAAGATACCCGACCTAATCCTCTACGTCAACGGCATCCCGCTGGTCATCGTCGAGTGCAAAAGGCTGGACGTGAGCTGGAAAAAAGCATACAAGCAGATTAAGGACTACGAGAAGGAGATGCCCGAGCTCTTCAAATATATTCAGATGGCGTTGCCGTCGGGGATAAACCCGTCTATTTCCCCATAG